ACCATTGTTCTGGCAAGGCTTGTCGAACCACGAAATTCGATCCTCCCGTAGGTCTTGTCTACACTGAAAAAATTGATACCTTCTCTGAGGCACGTAAACGTGAATCACAAATCAAGCATTGGTCCCGGGCCAAAAAAGAAGCTTTAATTGTTGGAGATAAAGAAAAGTTACAGAACCTATCGAAATCCAGAAAATGAAAGTGAGCCTGCCTGTATGGTTCTACGTCCTTCAGTTCAAGCCTCTTGAATCCCTCTGATAGTTGCTCAAGGGTGGCCTGATTTGTGGTATTCCCAATGAGGAGACGCAGTTCCTTGAGATCTTTCAGCCTATGCTTAATCGCCTCAAATCCTGATAAAAAGAAGTACCCGACAGCAAACTTAGCCCTCTCAGTCCTTGCAAAATAGTGTTGATATGGTCTGAAAGCTTCTCGTTTCTGTTGTCGATGATATCGTGAGATGACACTATGGATGTCCTTCCAAGAGAAACCATGGAATGGCCGCGATTTTCTCATCAGCCTTTAGCTCAAACTGATGGGAAAGGCAAAAAGCAAAACATGAGTCCATTTGCTCTCAAAATCAGGTCACTTCTCACCAAGAATATAAAGTGAAGTGTTGACCCCATTTCTTCTTTGAAAAAAATATACTTACTAAAGTTTTCGTCCCCACTTATAAAAGCCTTAACCCTGTTTTATCAGCTATCCAGGAGAAGTGTTTGTCCCGACAAAGGAGAGGGACATCTTCCTCTATGGCTAGGAGGGCGATATACGTGTCTATTAGAGGGACAGAGAGACCTTTGCGAAAGAGCTCAAAGGAGAAACGTGCAACTCGCTCCCCAAAATCCTCTTCTACCGGGAGATAAATGAGGCCGCTAAGAAGGTCCTTCAACATGGAGAATTCCCCTTCCGACTTCGCCCCCCTCAGGACCTCTGACTTGATGATTCCGGGTAGCAGAACGGCATTTCTCAGGATCAGTTCCTTTACCATCTGTTTTAGCTCTTGGTCGCCCCCCGGGCGGAAGGACTCTATCCAGGCCGAGGTATCTATGATGACCCTATCCACGGTCCTCCCTTGAGCGCTCCAGTTCTCTGAGGTCATAACCAAATTCATAATTGCCCATCAAAGAAGCGAGCCGCTCCCTCCTCTTTATGTCCAGATATGCCTTGATGGCGATGGTCACCGCCTCCTTCTTTGTCCTGGAGCCTGTCTCGTTCAATAATTCCTTGAGTAGGTCATCCTGGATATCCAAAAGTGTGCGCACTTTATATCTCCTTATATATAAAATTTATTTTATTTTTATATCAAATAGGTAAGTTTTTGTCAACTTGATTTTAAAAATTGCAAAATTGAGGGTCAAATATTTCCTCTCGCCACAATCACCTCCTTGCTGAGTCAACTTCATGGGCCTTGATGGGAAAGGCAAAAAAAAGGCCTGGCGCGGGCCCGATGAGAATTCAATACTTTATTACGATTGCCTGACCCCACAGACCCCAACAAGCCTAAAAACTATTCCATATTAATCATAACAAATGGCTAACCCTACTATAGCTCTCTAAGAAGATTTTCTCCTGTCCTTTCCGGTTCTTCTATCTCGACTATTTCTGCGTTCAGGTCCTTTGTAATTAGGATCTTTAAACTTCCTGCGATATGATCCCGATCTTCGATCTTTTTCGGAACGACGCTCTTTTTTTTGCATAAGATTTTCCTTTCCTGTTTATCAAATACAGCTAACTATTACTTATACACAGAAAATTTTCTGTATAACCCAATAACCAGAAAAAATCATCCCATCGCCCCTTACCCTTGGCCCCTCGCCCATCCCTGTTTTGATGGAAAAGGCAAAAAACAAGCCTTACCTCATACACTAGTTTTTGCCGCAAGGAGGTATTCTTTCACGGCGTCAACAAAGCAAACTGCCTTGTTCAGAGCCTCTTTTGCCTTCTCAGGAAAAGATGGTTCGATAACTTTATAATTGGAAACTTGGCGGAGTTCAAAGGTCTTATGAAAGTCTTTGGAGAGTTCTTTTGGAAATACACCCTTCAAGACAAACTCCGTATCAAAGAGACTAATTACTCCAGTATGCCTCGAAGGAACCTTCCTAATTTTCTGCAGCAAAGCAAGAGTTGCATAGAACATGGCGTAATAGGATCGGTTGATTATACTTTGCGGACTGCGTTTTCCATCCAAGAGGAATCGTGCATCATCAAGGGCGATCTGAGCCTGTTCCATGCGATATCGGATAAGGTTGGAGATTTCATCGTTTTTCATATTGGTACCCCTTCCGCTTCAACAGCCT
The nucleotide sequence above comes from Deltaproteobacteria bacterium. Encoded proteins:
- a CDS encoding PIN domain-containing protein, with translation MDRVIIDTSAWIESFRPGGDQELKQMVKELILRNAVLLPGIIKSEVLRGAKSEGEFSMLKDLLSGLIYLPVEEDFGERVARFSFELFRKGLSVPLIDTYIALLAIEEDVPLLCRDKHFSWIADKTGLRLL
- a CDS encoding GIY-YIG nuclease family protein translates to MPAYFYILRLRSGTLYISATTDLDQRYRDHCSGKACRTTKFDPPVGLVYTEKIDTFSEARKRESQIKHWSRAKKEALIVGDKEKLQNLSKSRK
- a CDS encoding type II toxin-antitoxin system VapB family antitoxin codes for the protein MRTLLDIQDDLLKELLNETGSRTKKEAVTIAIKAYLDIKRRERLASLMGNYEFGYDLRELERSREDRG
- a CDS encoding HEPN domain-containing protein, with product MKNDEISNLIRYRMEQAQIALDDARFLLDGKRSPQSIINRSYYAMFYATLALLQKIRKVPSRHTGVISLFDTEFVLKGVFPKELSKDFHKTFELRQVSNYKVIEPSFPEKAKEALNKAVCFVDAVKEYLLAAKTSV